GAAaactatcacatttttttaaagtcttatttttGGAATCTACTTAAAAGCAAGGGGGAATGTTTCTATATTCTCTTTGAGTAGGGAAAAAGCAGTATAAAAAACTACAGGTAGGTGTTCGGgcaacatgcctgtaatcccagtgactcaggaagatTATTTAATAGCCAATCTGATGCTTCCTAAAATATTACTTGGGTGCTtagtatgtgctcaataaatactttgataaatttattaaccttaattttaaagtatagaaCATCCTAGGAAATACTTTTTTCCTTCCTAATAAGGggttttcttctgaattttttctttatatagctAATTTATGAATCTATGTTTATATGTGATTCTGAACTAGAATTTTTGTGTATCCTTTAATGCAGTGAGTGATGGATTGGAACTGAGACCAAAATATAAAGGAATTTTACATTGCTTGACTACCATTTGGAAACTTGATGGACTTCGGGGACTTTATCAAGGAGTAACTCCAAATGTTTGGGGTGCAGGTTTATCCTGGGGACTCTACTTTTTCTTGTGAGTAGATCTGGGAGATTTCACagtattaaataaaaaggaatttttgttttggtggctTTTATACTGGTTAATGAAGAAAGATGAGTCATTGAGTCAGTTCTGGAAATTAGAAGGATTAGAGAGCAAATGGCTTATTAGTTTCCTTTGCTTTCAGCTATTATAATCAGAAGCATTTGGTCTAGAAGAGAGTTTGTAAAGGAAAGGATGAAGAAATGAAATGGGAAACCCTTACAGAAGCCATTTTTATGAATTCAGGAGGGCAAGATGTTTAACTGATTTCTTTTATAAGCAGAATACTCACAGATTAGAAGAGAACTTTTTATCTTAGTTAAGGCCATTTGAAAAACATCTAATTTGGACAATTCAAAATGAAGTTTTAAGACACCCTCAGAATTTCTGAGGTGTTTGGGCCATATCAGGACTCTTGAGCATTTCTAACAGCCAAAATAGACTAGAAAAAGTTGAATATACCTACTTGTTATTTATTAGTAGTTTTGCAAAGTATTGCAGAGATTGGAGGAACCTGGAACTCTTGTCTAAAATGAATCATGAATTTCAGttctctttggtatttattttttataaaagaagataactttttttccctccacttatacaagattaaaaaattttataaatactaaaatagaatattttataaatactaaAAAGTATCCTGAGATCATTGCTTATTTATGCTCAGACAGATTCTTGAAATATTTGAGATGACTTACAGAAATGTATTTGatttgctgggtgtggtagctcatatctataatcccaatgactctggaggctgaggaaagaggatggcaagtttgagaccaatctcagcaatttagcaagactctgtctaagaaaaaaaatggggtaaagcaccctgggtacTTTACCTCACTAAagtatcaaagaaagaaagaaacccagaaatgcattttgattcataatgAACTTGGAAAGACAAGAAAAGGCAGATTTGGAGTCCTTAAAAACATATAACTTAAGAGCCTGATTGAGAAAAGAAAGTAAGAGCTAAAAGGTTTTGAAGCATATCACTTTATACTCTTATATGACCTGCTCCATCTTCCCAgcatgttcattttcattttcttactccTTCACCAGTCAGATAGCATCACTATTAGAAATAACTTCTATTGCATGCCTTCTGAAGAAACCACAGAAAGAGCCTATGGCAGGCATATTCATCTTGTTGAGTGTATAAGAAGGAGGCAGCAACATGGCACTGCTGTGGAGAAGCACATGTTGCTGAGAGCTTGCCTCTGATATTTGAGACTGAATCCACGAATGagaaagcttttctttcttttaacagaGGACATTTTTAGGAAAACATCAACACTTGtgtctttccctttttctcctttgtgttATATATTGTACTTAATCTCATAAGTTAATGGCAGTATCCAAACcaatcttaaaataaatttttaaagtgaaaacaaactaaaattcagcctttgttttgtttaaaagtttTTCGTATTTTCACCCCAAAGACATATTCAGGTAAACTGTACggatatatgcacacatatatgtttgggcttgtttttattttataatactggggattgagcctgggtgctctgccactgacctacatccctagcctttttaagtttttattttgagacaggatctctctaagtttcccaggctggctctgaatttgtgatcctcttgcctgagcctcccaagtatctgggattacaggtattgtgccaccatgcccggaaAGAATACTTTATGaatttgatttctgtatattgtccAAGAGAGTTTCTAAGAACAAGCCATATGAGTTAGCTTTATGTGATGAGAATTGCTTATAATAAAAGTTTGTTTCATGTTAGAATTGTGTTGGGAAAACCTGAAAATATTGATTCAACTGAATCCTTCTCAGAGGAAAGTAAAATTTGTGTTTAGAAAAAACAGGCCTGATTTGACTCCCCTGCAATGAAATGTTTAGTGACTGTTTTCTGCCAGATAAAACCCAAATTTCTATTACTCGATTGAGGTTCAGTTTTTACTATCTTACCATCTACTTTATTATTACTGTCACTTTTCCCCATGCTCATCTCTTTCCTTATTGGAACTGTGCCCATCTCAATACACAGCTCAGTGCCACCTCCAACATAAAGCCTTCTGTGATCTCATAgtttctggatctcttattttgctgtgtcttttcttattttatcattttattatgtcttttactatatttatttgtatgccaCTTATGATTCTTGTTAATCTATTAAGAAAGATCTATATTTGATGTTTATCTGTCAGAAAGCAAAGGAAATTCCTAAACATAGATGCTTAGCACACATATTTGTTAAGCACAAATTGGACTCTCCTTTGCCTTTTCTTCCCAGTCTCTGCATCACAGTTACATCTTTCCATACTCCccattttcttgttcttttaaattaactgctgaatatgtgattaaaatattttacatatgtattgCCAGCCATATATATTTGTTGGGGAGAGGTGGTGTCATCCTATAGTAAACCATTTCTGTcatgtccatttttttaaaataagatctcATTTTGTGGTTGTATTTTTCATTGACTTTTACTTTGGGGATAGTGCCATTAAGTTACATATTCTTTAAAACAGATTTTACTGTTTTAAGACATCTATTTTAATTAAACTGCTCATGTTTAATTCTTTCAGTTACAATGCCATCAAATCAtataaaacagaaggaagagCTGAACGGTTAGAGGCAACAGAATACCTCATCTCAGCTGCTGAAGCTGGTAAGGCAATGTGTGAAATATAAAACATCACCTTCCaaacttgttttctatttttattttttgtcttttttctttggaCACCAGAATTTAAGTAAATTTATCTAAGTATATTAATTAGTTATCATATAATATTTCTTAGGATTGTCCTTATTGATCACTCTGGATTTCAAAAATTGTACTTATCACAAAgggtggaaaaatgaaaaaagttatgAATCCCTAATAGATTAAGATCATTTGGTATATGTTTTTTTAAGTATAAGTTCAACTTTGTAAGTATTCAATTTAGTAGCCTCATTTCATCAACTTATATTTGTGTACTATCTAGAGAAGAGaacaaagtgatttttaaatctttataaatCCTACTTTGATAACTTGCTACCTTGGTTTCTCAATGTTTACtgattgttttttaaagcaaGGACTGTTTCACTCATTTTTAAGAACTAGCTGCTAGCAGAGTCATAACAAGACTCAACAAATATTGGTTTAATAAAGGTCTCCTTAGAAATGTAGAAGATTAGAAACTTGCCTAGTTagttttttctctgtaaaagttgtGATTTTCGGTGAAGAATGTGAGTTTTGACTTATTGCATCACACAGTTTTTGAGGGGGAGTAGCTACTTTGAATGGGTTTGGGAAAGATTGTGATAAAAGAGTTGGAcatatgtgtgtacatgcacagATTATTGAGTTGCTGGGTTCTTGGTTTCCTTTTTACCTTCAGCCCCTTTGGTTTATACTGTCTTCTGCTCCTAAAATCTGTGTCTCCTTTCCATCTATTTTCTATACCAGGACACATTGGTTAGGAGTCAAGGCATCTTTGCTATCCCGAAGTGTTTTTCATTTCTGTCTCCCTCTTAACTTACCTCTCACTCCCACATGAGGAATTTTTTTAGAACTCTCAAAAATTATGTCTACAATTTGACCCTAAAAAGACCACATCTTGCCGTTCCAGGTACAGCTTCTAGGTAACCTCCTCCTTTACATAATGGACTGTATTTTAGTTTGAATTAAGTAGAAAAACTCCTGTATGCTGAGTAATCttctttaaatttgattttaggaGCCATGACCCTCTGCATTACAAACCCATTATGGGTAACAAAAACTCGCCTTATGTTACAGTATGAAGGTGTTGTTAACTCCTCACAGCGGCAATATAAAGGAATGTTTGATGCACTTGTGAAAATATATAAGTATGAAGGTGTGCGTGGATTGTATAAGGTAATGAGTCATCAATATATATTCATAACTGAAAATTGCAGTTTCTCTTGGCTCTGTTGTTTCTCTTCTGAATGACCTGGATTCAGTCCTAAAAAGAAGCCTCCCTTAGGCAAGATACAATTGAATGAAAACTCAAATGTAACTTATAATATTGAAATTGTATTTTAAGCTATTTATTCTCTATCATCATGACACTGGTGGGTTTGAGAATTGTCTAAAACTTCGTCAGGTGTCTTTTCAGTAAGTCAGACAGCCAAGCTGGGATAACATATCTGGAGAAGAGATAAGTGAGTTTGATAGCATCTTATTTTACTGTAAATTGTGCAAACTTCAAACcttacttgaattttttaaataacaaaaacctAACTCCCTTGCCTAttgttataatttcaaaatatcttactAGTGGCATTAACAtctgttttctgattttataacTCCTTTTCCCCCATTTTATGCTTCTCTATCATCCACTCCCACCTGTgtcttatttctataaatttttccCCCACACttttggggattgaatacagggcttCATACATGATAGGctggtgctctgccactaagctacctACTCCTACATAcctagctcttttttaaaaattatagttttagacagggtctcactgtataTCAGGCTGTTCTttaacttgtgattttcctgcctcaagcTCCTGATTATCTCAAgctataggcatatgccaccacacctagttCCCAGAGTACTTATTTTTCAGTCATCCAcagtttaaaatcaaaattagatttattcaattttaggttttttttttttttaagaatcatgtactagtttttaaaatcaataacatGAGGTGGTTGTTATAGACTACTGACTTATAAGcaaaagttttggaaataaatCAATTCTGTGTTTCCTCCATCACTTTTTTGCCTTATTCTTTTAGAATATCTGTACTTACTTAATTGAATTAtcattaccttttctttttcatttttccagaatCTAACTGCCTGTTCATATCTGGTTCTTGATGGTGTGCATTGTCTTTGTGTTTATACATGTactatttaaagaagaactaacatgAAAATCCATattggaggcaggtggggaggggcagacagtattggggattgaacccagggggttttaccactgagctacatcccaagcccccccccccacccgtttatttttcagacagaatcttgctaagttacttagggccacACTGAGTtcctgagactagcctcaaatttgcaatcctcctatcccAACCTCCCAatttactggaattacaggcctatgccactAGGCTGGGCAAAAATCCAAatcttaaattaataaataaagtaaaagaatagtATTTTAACCTTATATAAAATTTTGCTTAAAGTACTACACTTAAGAGGAGAGAGAATATATTTGACTTAAATGTATCTTTCTTTGAAAGTTGTTTagtttttgctcttttttaatTGTTCCCTTTTAGGGATTTATTCCTGGGCTGTTTGGAACATCACATGGTGCCCTTCAGTTTATGGCATATGAATTGCTAAAGTTGAAATATAACCAGCATATCAATAGGTTACCGGAAGCCCAACTGGTAAGATTATTCTTgtaaaaatgatttcatttactTGTATAGGCATTTAAGAGATGGAAATTTTGTCATTCGTACTTTGGTAGTATTGCTGTGATAATGAATACTGACTCAActaatttaatttgtatttaaatattcaGTTATATGTTAAGTTAATGATACACATATGTTTAAAGTGAAACCACATAATTACATAGAGTTTGCATTAAAGAGGAAAAACAGTATTTTTCATCTAAaggtttatttaaatatttttgtcctttatagtttttatttctatatttttaaagaagtcctGTCTGTAAATGTTTTGTGTTGGCATTTTAGAGCACAGTAGAATATATATCTGTGGCTGCACTATCCAAAATATTTGCTGTAGCAGCAACATACCCATATCAAGTTGTGAGAGCCCGTCTTCAGGATCAACACATGTTTTATAGTGGTGTAACAGATGTAATTGCAAAGACATGGAGGTGAGTGTGCAGAATATCAGAATTGTTGTGATGAAGTGCCTTACTTATTTTATTCTGTACATGTTGTATAACAAAGGCCAAATTGCTGTGGTAAAAAATATGGCTAATGGTTGCTGCTTTCCCATTAACTACTACTGTTGTATAGGCATGGACTTAATTCTCTGAGActtgatttcttcatttgtaaacttAGACTAAATAGTCTGACAAgatggatataaaaataaaatgtgatctgGGGGTGGTgacacagctacttgggagactgagataggaggattgtgaattaAGAGGTTGGCctgagcaacacagcaagaccctcaactcaaggaaaaaaaaaaatgagatacatgaaaaaataataaaattgaggtGTTGTAAATATTTGGCATTGAATGTGTAAAACTTAGTTTAATACATTTTAGAAGGCCCCAGTATGGAAGAGATGTTTGCTTTTCATTATGAGAATAAACTGTTATCTACCTTTAATTCTAAAAAGCCAGAGCAGAATATTTATAATGGTAAATTGAGTTCAATTCAAGAAATACTAAATGAGAACCTAAATGATAAGTTCCTGGGCCTTATTCCATATTGGAGGCATCAAGGAAGTAAATTTTTATATGTGTTATATTTACTGTTGTGGGCATTTATATAAGCTATGGGATTTTTAATGCTTACAGTAGATCAGTTAAAACTGTGCATATCCGTACAAGTAAAAGCATTTCAAAGATGGTTAATTTAAAGCACTTTCCAATTCAGTTTTGAGGTGTTCCCAACCCCTTTCTTAGTCAGTTTATGAAAAGAATGTAGGCCCCTACAAATGGCTACAAACTATTTTTACTTAAATCAGAACAAGATTTGACTATTTACTCCCTGTCCTATCTCagttaaaatttgtattttatggcTTGCTGTTTAGGAAATTAAGCATATATCTATTTTTCCCTCTAAAGGAAAGAAGGCATCGGTGGATTTTACAAAGGAATTGCCCCCAATTTGATTAGAGTGACTCCAGCCTGCTGTATTACCTTTGTGGTATATGAAAATGTCTCACATTTTTTACTTGGCCTTAGAGACAAGAAAGTaagctaaaaaagaaagaaagaaaggtaattTCAGTATGTTTGCCCAAGACAGCAACAAGCTCCTTTGTGTTTGAGACATAAAACTCAGAAGAATGCCACACAGCAAAATGGCTCATAAACATAATTTGTCTTTAATCTTTAGAAGAGCTGCTAAGTCTTCACAATTATTTCTGCTTCTTCATGTATATGGGACTTGGCTACTTCTACCTGTCATGGCTGACATCAACATGTTAAAACTGACACCAACTGTAGAGTTTCAGACATTTCTCTGTTTGATTATTCAAGTAGAAACTAATTTGCAACATTTGCTAAATGGATTAGAGGAGTATGCTGCTTTTTCTGATCTTGTTTGCCTGGATTGACTTTAAATTGACCTTGTGCAAAAGCAAGAAAACAGCTTCTTAAAAGAATGTTGTTTGTTTCAAGAGTAAATTAAACTTTAACAATTTACTGAATAAGGTGTTAAGAATTTACTGAATAAGGTGTTAGCCAAATCCAGATCTTTTTAAGTGGGGATATTTTAGAGAGAAAAGTCCATTGTAAACATGCTTTAGTTTTAATTCATTTGGAACACACCAACTGTAGAAATTTGAGGAATTATGTAATTTTCTGAGAAATAGCTAACATTTTTTGTCATTACATTGCTCATTATTTCCCCCATGTCtctaatataatttaaaaggtaATCCTGGACTTAGTTCTTGGTGTGGGACATAAATACTTAATGTAGTTTAAAGTTGTAAAATCTAAACTTCTAGCGTCTGCTATGACAGCCATTATTTAGCATGTGTGGCTATGAATCACTTGTGAGAAATGCTCAGTAGATTCCCTTTACCAATGCTGGAGTATTTGGGATGTGTTtgttaataaacaaaaaaaaaaaaggagaagttttaaatttctacTTTAATTTCCATATCTATGGATCCAGTTCCCAAATAAATGATCAATCTACATTGGTCACTCTAATTCATATTGAAGTATACATTACATTAATGACTATTATTGATCTTTACTTGTTGAGGTCATTCTAACTCTCTTTGGGGTATAAAAGCCTACCCCAAAAAGATGCCAGAATAATACTGACACTTTATTTATCATAAACATGATTGTGTGCTATTGCACTACCATCTACttgttgtaaataaaatattatggttTTCAAAGCCATATTTtaatggttctttgaaaataggtctattttttatattttggaaatggcattgtttttaaaataaagatgaaatgatGAGTACCTAATTGTATTTAATCCATATTGTAACATGCATAGGAatgctttctttataaattaagcatgacattttttttcatattttggattATATTGTATTCATATGAAATCCTAATATTAATACCTATATGGAAAGATAAGCTGTAGTTGATATTTGGAGTTTTAGAGGTACCGTCATTTGAATCCTGCCGAGTATCCCCAAATTAATAGATCATAATTCTTGTCCTCCAAGAGCATATAAGCTTACATAATAAAATTTGCATCAAATAACTACAGTTCTGGATTAAGAACATTCAAGGAAATTTCTACAGAGAGTTTCTATAAGAGGTCTGAGAAAGGAGATCTTACTTCACTCATTCAACAACAAATAGTTATCAACTACCTGTTACTGAGTGCCAGTTACCAGGCTTCAGGGATGT
This window of the Ictidomys tridecemlineatus isolate mIctTri1 chromosome 7, mIctTri1.hap1, whole genome shotgun sequence genome carries:
- the Slc25a32 gene encoding solute carrier family 25 member 32 isoform X1; protein product: MNGQGQSASGSSAWSTVFRHVRYENLVAGVSGGVLSNLALHPLDLVKIRFAVSDGLELRPKYKGILHCLTTIWKLDGLRGLYQGVTPNVWGAGLSWGLYFFFYNAIKSYKTEGRAERLEATEYLISAAEAGAMTLCITNPLWVTKTRLMLQYEGVVNSSQRQYKGMFDALVKIYKYEGVRGLYKGFIPGLFGTSHGALQFMAYELLKLKYNQHINRLPEAQLSTVEYISVAALSKIFAVAATYPYQVVRARLQDQHMFYSGVTDVIAKTWRGLLKC
- the Slc25a32 gene encoding solute carrier family 25 member 32 isoform X2, which encodes MNGQGQSASGSSAWSTVFRHVRYENLVAGVSGGVLSNLALHPLDLVKIRFAVSDGLELRPKYKGILHCLTTIWKLDGLRGLYQGVTPNVWGAGLSWGLYFFFYNAIKSYKTEGRAERLEATEYLISAAEAGAMTLCITNPLWVTKTRLMLQYEGVVNSSQRQYKGMFDALVKIYKYEGVRGLYKGFIPGLFGTSHGALQFMAYELLKLKYNQHINRLPEAQLSTVEYISVAALSKIFAVAATYPYQVVRARLQDQHMFYSGVTDVIAKTWRKEGIGGFYKGIAPNLIRVTPACCITFVVYENVSHFLLGLRDKKVS